From Pseudomonas vanderleydeniana, the proteins below share one genomic window:
- the katE gene encoding catalase HPII yields MSTKKPTATQSQLAGTDTLDRGNTNDKLQSLEPFRSDATGQALRTNQGVKVADNQNSLKAGARGPSLLEDFIMREKITHFDHERIPERIVHARGTAAHGYFQAYESHAALTKAGFLQDPGRKTPVFVRFSTVQGPRGSGDTVRDIRGFAVKFFTEEGNFDLVGNNVPVFFIQDAIKFPDFVHAVKPEPHNEIPTGGSAHDTFWDFVSLVPESAHAVIWAMSDRAIPRSLRSMQGFGVHTFRLVDAEGGSRFVKFHWRPSVGTCSLVWDEAQKLAGKDTDFHRRDLWESIESGDYPEWELGVQVIAEEDEHGFDFDILDPTKLVPEELVPITPLGKMVLNRNPDNFFAETEQVAFCPGHIVPGIDFSNDPLLQGRLFSYTDTQISRLGGPNFHELPINRPLAPFHSSQRDAQHRSVIDRGRASYEPNSIDGGWPRETPPAARDGGFESYPERIDAAKIRQRSESFSDHFSQARLFFNSMSKPEKEHIIAAYSFELGKVEREHIRARQVNEILANIDLELAARVAANLGLPAPQAGTVAPRKTALEQSPALSQANLLAGNIKTRKVAILAANGVDGAAIEAVQKLLETEGAHARLLGPTSAAITMAGGASLAVDASMEGLPSVAFDAVYVPGGAESVKALGGNGVALHYLLEAYKHLKPIAVHGDAEPLLEKLHLQADAGLVVGSDAKALKAFIAALAGHRVWEREERAKAVPA; encoded by the coding sequence ATGAGTACCAAGAAACCTACGGCCACCCAGAGCCAACTGGCTGGAACCGATACGCTGGATCGCGGCAACACCAATGACAAGCTGCAAAGCCTGGAGCCGTTTCGCTCCGACGCCACCGGGCAGGCACTGCGGACCAACCAGGGGGTCAAGGTCGCCGACAACCAGAACAGCCTGAAAGCCGGCGCACGCGGGCCTTCACTGCTGGAAGACTTCATCATGCGTGAAAAGATCACGCATTTCGACCATGAGCGGATCCCCGAGCGCATCGTGCATGCGCGGGGCACCGCCGCCCATGGCTACTTCCAGGCCTACGAGAGCCACGCGGCGTTGACCAAGGCCGGCTTTCTCCAGGACCCCGGGCGCAAGACCCCGGTGTTCGTGCGCTTCTCCACGGTACAGGGGCCGCGGGGCTCCGGCGACACGGTGCGCGACATTCGCGGGTTTGCGGTGAAATTCTTCACCGAGGAAGGCAACTTCGACCTGGTCGGCAACAATGTGCCGGTCTTTTTCATCCAGGACGCGATCAAGTTCCCCGACTTCGTCCATGCGGTAAAACCCGAGCCGCATAACGAAATCCCCACCGGCGGCTCGGCCCACGATACCTTCTGGGACTTCGTCTCGCTGGTGCCGGAGTCGGCCCACGCGGTGATCTGGGCGATGTCCGACCGGGCGATTCCACGCAGCCTGCGAAGCATGCAGGGCTTTGGCGTGCACACGTTCCGCCTGGTCGATGCCGAGGGCGGTTCGCGTTTCGTCAAGTTTCACTGGCGGCCCAGTGTCGGGACCTGTTCGCTGGTCTGGGACGAAGCGCAGAAGCTGGCGGGCAAGGACACCGATTTCCATCGGCGCGACCTCTGGGAGTCGATCGAAAGCGGCGACTACCCCGAGTGGGAGCTGGGCGTGCAGGTCATCGCCGAGGAGGACGAGCACGGTTTCGACTTCGATATCCTCGACCCGACCAAGCTGGTTCCCGAGGAGTTGGTGCCGATCACGCCGCTGGGCAAGATGGTGCTCAACCGCAATCCCGACAACTTCTTCGCTGAAACCGAGCAGGTCGCCTTCTGCCCCGGGCACATCGTGCCGGGGATCGACTTCTCCAACGACCCGCTGCTGCAGGGCCGGCTGTTTTCCTACACCGATACCCAGATCAGCCGCCTGGGTGGGCCGAACTTCCATGAGTTGCCGATCAACCGGCCGCTGGCGCCCTTCCACAGCAGCCAGCGCGATGCCCAGCACCGTTCGGTGATCGACCGGGGGCGGGCGTCCTACGAGCCCAACTCGATCGATGGCGGCTGGCCCCGGGAAACCCCTCCAGCGGCCCGCGACGGTGGCTTCGAGAGTTATCCCGAGCGGATCGATGCGGCCAAGATCCGCCAGCGCAGCGAGTCCTTCTCCGACCACTTCTCCCAGGCCCGGTTGTTCTTCAACAGCATGAGCAAGCCCGAGAAGGAGCACATCATCGCCGCCTACAGTTTCGAGCTGGGCAAGGTCGAGCGTGAACATATCCGCGCCCGGCAGGTGAACGAGATTCTTGCCAACATCGACCTGGAACTGGCCGCGCGGGTTGCCGCCAACCTCGGGCTGCCGGCGCCGCAGGCGGGTACGGTGGCGCCGCGCAAGACCGCGCTGGAGCAATCGCCGGCGCTGAGCCAGGCGAACCTGCTGGCCGGGAATATCAAGACACGCAAGGTGGCGATTCTTGCGGCGAATGGCGTCGATGGTGCGGCGATCGAGGCAGTGCAGAAGCTATTGGAAACGGAAGGTGCCCATGCGCGGCTGCTTGGCCCGACGTCGGCGGCGATTACCATGGCTGGCGGTGCTAGCCTGGCGGTGGATGCCTCGATGGAGGGCCTGCCGTCGGTGGCGTTCGATGCGGTGTACGTGCCGGGCGGGGCCGAGTCGGTCAAGGCGCTCGGCGGTAACGGCGTGGCGCTGCATTACCTGCTGGAGGCCTACAAGCACCTCAAGCCGATCGCCGTGCATGGGGACGCCGAGCCGTTGCTTGAGAAGCTGCACCTACAGGCGGACGCGGGGTTGGTAGTGGGCAGTGATGCCAAGGCGTTGAAGGCCTTCATCGCGGCGCTGGCCGGGCACCGGGTCTGGGAGCGGGAGGAACGGGCAAAGGCTGTGCCGGCCTGA
- the znuC gene encoding zinc ABC transporter ATP-binding protein ZnuC produces the protein MSTALIRLDQVGVTFAGQDVLDNIHLSVEPRQIVTLIGPNGAGKTTLVRAVLGLLKPTRGSVWRKPKLRVGYMPQKLHVDPTLPLSVLRFLRLVPGVDRARALAALGEVGAEQVIDSPVQSISGGEMQRVLLARALLREPELLVLDEPVQGVDVAGQAELYSLITRLRDRHGCGVLMVSHDLHLVMSTTDQVVCLNRHVCCSGHPEQVSGDPAFVELFGSNAPSLAIYHHHHDHAHDLHGTVVSEEAAPAHVHVHGDGCKHG, from the coding sequence ATGAGCACTGCGCTGATTCGCCTCGACCAGGTCGGCGTCACGTTCGCCGGGCAGGACGTGCTGGACAACATCCACCTGAGCGTCGAGCCCCGGCAGATCGTCACCCTGATCGGCCCCAACGGCGCCGGCAAGACCACCCTGGTGCGGGCCGTGCTCGGCCTGCTCAAGCCGACACGCGGCAGCGTCTGGCGCAAGCCGAAATTGCGCGTCGGCTACATGCCGCAGAAGCTGCACGTCGACCCGACCCTGCCGCTGTCGGTACTGCGCTTCCTGCGCCTGGTGCCGGGCGTCGACCGCGCCCGGGCGCTGGCGGCCCTCGGCGAAGTCGGCGCCGAGCAGGTGATCGACAGCCCGGTACAGAGCATTTCCGGCGGCGAGATGCAGCGCGTGCTGCTGGCCCGTGCGTTGCTGCGCGAACCGGAACTGCTGGTGCTCGACGAGCCGGTGCAGGGCGTCGATGTCGCCGGGCAGGCCGAGCTCTACAGCCTGATCACCCGCCTGCGCGACCGCCATGGCTGTGGTGTGCTGATGGTCTCCCACGACCTGCACCTGGTGATGAGCACCACCGACCAGGTGGTCTGCCTCAACCGCCACGTCTGCTGCTCCGGGCATCCCGAGCAGGTCAGCGGCGACCCGGCCTTCGTCGAGCTGTTCGGCAGCAACGCGCCGAGCCTGGCGATCTACCACCACCATCACGACCACGCCCATGACCTGCATGGCACGGTGGTCAGCGAAGAGGCCGCACCGGCCCACGTCCACGTTCACGGAGATGGCTGCAAGCATGGCTGA
- a CDS encoding methionine ABC transporter ATP-binding protein — MIEFHNVHKTYRVAGKEIPALHSTHLRVEAGQVFGLIGHSGAGKSTLLRLINRLEAPSGGKIVVDGEEVTALDANGLRRFRQQVGMIFQHFNLLASKTVADNVALPLTLAGELSRREIDQRVAELLQRVGLADHAKKYPSQLSGGQKQRVGIARALATKPKILLCDEATSALDPQTTASVLQLLAEINRELKLTIVLITHEMDVIRRVCDVVGVMDAGVIVEQGPVAEVFLHPKHPTTRRFVQEDEQVDENEQRNDFAHVPGRIVRLTFQGEATYAPLLGTVARETGVDYSILAGRIDRIKDTPYGQLTLAITGGDLDAAFARFTAADVHMEVLR; from the coding sequence GTGATCGAGTTTCATAACGTCCATAAAACCTACCGGGTCGCCGGTAAGGAAATTCCCGCCCTGCACTCGACCCACCTGCGTGTCGAGGCTGGCCAGGTGTTCGGCCTGATCGGCCATTCCGGCGCCGGTAAAAGTACCCTGCTGCGCCTGATCAACCGCCTGGAAGCGCCCAGCGGCGGCAAGATCGTCGTCGACGGCGAAGAAGTCACCGCGCTCGACGCCAATGGCCTGCGGCGTTTCCGCCAGCAGGTCGGGATGATCTTCCAGCACTTCAACCTGCTGGCCTCCAAGACCGTCGCCGACAACGTCGCGCTGCCGCTGACCCTGGCCGGTGAACTGTCCCGCCGGGAGATCGACCAGCGCGTCGCCGAACTGCTGCAACGCGTCGGCCTGGCCGACCATGCCAAGAAGTACCCGTCGCAACTGTCCGGTGGGCAGAAGCAGCGCGTCGGCATCGCCCGCGCCCTGGCGACCAAGCCGAAGATCCTGCTGTGCGACGAGGCCACCAGCGCCCTCGACCCACAGACCACCGCCTCGGTCCTGCAACTGCTGGCCGAGATCAACCGCGAACTGAAACTGACCATCGTCCTGATCACCCACGAGATGGACGTGATCCGCCGCGTCTGCGACGTGGTCGGCGTGATGGACGCCGGCGTGATCGTCGAGCAGGGCCCGGTGGCCGAGGTGTTCCTCCACCCCAAGCACCCGACCACCCGGCGTTTCGTCCAGGAAGACGAGCAGGTCGACGAGAACGAGCAGCGCAACGACTTCGCCCACGTACCGGGGCGCATCGTGCGCCTGACCTTCCAGGGCGAGGCCACCTACGCGCCGCTGCTGGGTACGGTGGCCCGCGAAACCGGCGTCGACTACAGCATCCTGGCCGGGCGCATCGACCGCATCAAGGACACCCCGTATGGGCAACTGACGCTGGCCATCACCGGCGGCGACCTGGACGCCGCCTTCGCCCGCTTCACCGCGGCTGACGTCCATATGGAGGTACTGCGCTGA
- a CDS encoding zinc ABC transporter substrate-binding protein has protein sequence MSIVPRLFAFFVAISAGLFVTGPAQAQVSVLTSIKPLQLIAAAVEDGVDTPEVLLPPGASPHNYALRPSDVRKVQSVELLYWIGPDMESFLPRVLKGRSLPTVAVQDLPGMKLRRFAEDSHSHAEDTDEHDHDHRPGSLDAHLWLSTVNARVIAARMADDLAKADPANAERYRHNAEAFSGRLDALDARLKARLAGVANKPYFVFHEAFDYFEAAYGLKHAGVFSVAAEVQPGAQHVAAMRARLQEVGKTCVFSEPPLRPRLAETLVSGLPVKLAELDALGGYTPAAAHGYEQVLEKLGNDLAGCLESL, from the coding sequence GTGTCCATCGTGCCCCGTCTTTTTGCCTTTTTTGTCGCTATAAGCGCCGGTTTGTTCGTGACTGGACCTGCCCAGGCCCAGGTCAGCGTGTTGACCAGCATCAAGCCCCTGCAGTTGATCGCCGCCGCGGTGGAAGACGGCGTCGATACGCCTGAAGTGCTGCTGCCGCCGGGCGCTTCGCCGCACAACTACGCGCTGCGTCCGTCCGATGTGCGCAAGGTGCAGTCGGTGGAGCTGCTGTACTGGATCGGCCCGGACATGGAGAGCTTCCTGCCGCGGGTACTCAAGGGCCGTAGCCTGCCGACCGTGGCGGTGCAGGATCTTCCGGGCATGAAACTCCGCCGATTCGCCGAAGATAGCCACTCCCATGCTGAAGATACCGACGAGCATGACCACGACCACCGTCCGGGCTCGCTCGATGCGCACCTGTGGCTGTCGACCGTCAATGCGCGGGTGATAGCCGCCCGCATGGCTGACGACCTGGCCAAGGCCGATCCGGCCAACGCCGAGCGCTACCGGCACAACGCCGAAGCCTTCTCCGGGCGCCTGGATGCCCTGGATGCGCGGCTCAAGGCGCGCCTGGCCGGTGTGGCGAACAAGCCGTACTTCGTGTTCCACGAGGCTTTCGACTATTTCGAGGCCGCCTACGGCCTCAAGCACGCCGGGGTGTTCAGCGTGGCCGCCGAGGTGCAGCCGGGGGCCCAGCATGTCGCGGCGATGCGCGCGCGGCTGCAGGAAGTCGGCAAGACCTGTGTGTTCAGCGAGCCGCCGCTGCGGCCGCGGTTGGCCGAGACGCTGGTGTCCGGGTTGCCGGTGAAACTGGCGGAGCTGGATGCGTTGGGCGGTTATACGCCAGCGGCTGCCCATGGCTATGAGCAGGTTTTGGAAAAACTCGGTAACGATTTGGCGGGTTGCCTGGAGTCCTTGTAG
- a CDS encoding PA5502 family lipoprotein gives MKLSASRYLLLAAFSLLLGACQSTPPADTAVPDARATAIAALEQSINSNELATAEDQLAALQAQSADDPQLVQYQRQLAEAYLQRSQIVLQKGDVNAAATALSRARALMPKAPALTGGVNGAIAQARKAELEKAEAELQAAEARPAARLIDPSAESSTIALNIQDIALLRKQMDALAADAVNYQCAVTFQVPRTQDYPWLATLLGKRVKKLDPNFDLKIDKQIDRKVKAQVVLSPRKP, from the coding sequence ATGAAGCTTTCCGCCTCCCGTTATCTGCTCCTTGCCGCATTTTCCCTGCTGTTGGGTGCCTGCCAGAGCACCCCGCCGGCCGACACCGCCGTACCCGATGCGCGGGCCACGGCGATTGCCGCGCTGGAACAGAGCATCAACAGCAACGAACTGGCCACCGCCGAGGACCAGCTGGCTGCCTTGCAGGCGCAGTCCGCGGACGACCCGCAGTTGGTCCAGTACCAGCGGCAACTGGCCGAAGCCTACCTGCAGCGCAGCCAGATCGTGCTGCAGAAGGGTGACGTCAATGCCGCTGCCACCGCCCTGAGCCGCGCCCGCGCGCTGATGCCCAAGGCCCCGGCGCTGACCGGTGGTGTCAACGGCGCCATCGCCCAGGCACGCAAGGCCGAGCTGGAGAAGGCCGAGGCCGAGCTTCAGGCTGCCGAAGCCAGGCCGGCGGCCAGGCTGATCGACCCGAGCGCCGAAAGCAGCACCATCGCCCTGAACATCCAGGACATCGCGCTGCTGCGCAAGCAGATGGATGCGCTGGCGGCGGACGCGGTCAATTACCAGTGCGCGGTGACCTTCCAGGTACCACGGACCCAGGATTACCCGTGGCTTGCGACCCTGCTGGGCAAGCGGGTGAAGAAGCTCGATCCGAACTTCGACCTGAAGATCGACAAGCAGATCGACCGCAAGGTGAAGGCCCAGGTCGTGCTGAGTCCGCGCAAGCCCTGA
- a CDS encoding homoserine kinase gives MSVFTPLARPELETFLAPYGLGRLLDFQGIAAGSENTNFFISLEQGEYVLTLVERGPVQEMPFFIELLDVLHDADLPVPYALRTTDGQALRELAGKPALLQPRLAGKHIKQANAQHCAQVGELLGHLHLATRERIIERKTDRGLDWMLEEGNKLKSHLEPAAHDLLETALAEIERCKEKILALPRANLHADLFRDNAMFEGTHLTGLIDFYNACSGPMLYDVAISLNDWCSDDDGLLDGQRARALLGAYAALRPFTASEAELWPTLLRVACVRFWLSRLIAAESFAGQDVLIHDPMEFQLRLAQRQQVSVPLPFAL, from the coding sequence ATGTCTGTGTTCACCCCGCTGGCTCGACCCGAGCTGGAAACCTTTCTCGCCCCCTACGGGCTCGGTCGTCTGCTCGATTTCCAGGGAATTGCCGCCGGCAGTGAAAACACCAATTTCTTCATTAGCCTGGAGCAGGGCGAGTACGTCCTGACCCTGGTCGAACGCGGCCCGGTGCAGGAGATGCCGTTCTTCATCGAACTGCTCGACGTGCTCCACGACGCCGACCTGCCGGTGCCCTACGCCCTGCGTACCACCGATGGCCAGGCCCTGCGCGAGCTGGCCGGCAAGCCGGCGCTGCTGCAACCGCGCCTGGCCGGCAAGCACATCAAGCAGGCCAACGCCCAGCATTGCGCCCAGGTTGGTGAACTGCTCGGCCACCTGCACCTGGCGACCCGTGAGCGGATCATCGAACGCAAGACCGATCGCGGCCTGGACTGGATGCTCGAGGAAGGCAACAAGCTCAAGTCGCACCTGGAGCCGGCCGCCCACGACCTGCTGGAAACCGCCCTCGCGGAGATCGAGCGCTGCAAGGAAAAGATCCTCGCGTTGCCACGGGCCAACCTGCATGCCGACCTGTTCCGCGATAACGCCATGTTCGAAGGCACGCACCTGACCGGCCTGATCGACTTCTACAACGCCTGCTCGGGGCCGATGCTGTACGACGTGGCGATCTCGCTGAACGACTGGTGCTCGGATGACGACGGCCTGCTCGATGGCCAGCGGGCGCGGGCGTTGCTAGGTGCGTATGCGGCGTTGCGGCCGTTCACCGCGAGCGAGGCCGAGCTATGGCCGACCCTGCTGCGGGTGGCTTGCGTGCGTTTCTGGCTGTCACGGCTGATCGCCGCCGAGTCCTTTGCCGGACAGGACGTGCTGATTCACGATCCGATGGAGTTCCAACTGCGCCTGGCGCAGCGCCAGCAGGTAAGTGTGCCGCTGCCGTTCGCGCTCTGA
- the znuB gene encoding zinc ABC transporter permease subunit ZnuB translates to MADFLLYALLAGLALALVAGPLGSFVVWRRMAYFGDTLSHAALLGVALGFLLDISPTLAVTVGCLLLAVLLVTLQQRQPLASDTLLGILAPSTLSLGLVVLSFMHEVRIDLMAYLFGDLLAISSTDLAWILGGSAAVLALLVALWRPLLAITVHEELATVEGLPVATLRMALMLLIAVVIAVAMKIVGVLLITSLLIIPAAAAQRHARSPEQMALGASFLGVLAVCGGLALSWFRDTPAGPSIVVVAAGLFLLSFVLPRRGV, encoded by the coding sequence ATGGCTGATTTTCTGCTCTACGCCCTGCTTGCAGGCCTGGCCCTGGCACTGGTGGCGGGCCCGTTGGGATCATTCGTGGTCTGGCGGCGCATGGCCTATTTCGGTGACACCCTGTCCCACGCCGCCTTGCTCGGCGTGGCCCTGGGCTTTCTGCTGGACATCAGCCCGACGCTTGCAGTGACCGTTGGCTGCCTGCTGCTGGCAGTGCTGCTGGTCACCCTGCAACAGCGCCAGCCACTGGCCTCCGACACACTGCTGGGGATTCTCGCGCCGAGCACGCTGTCGCTCGGCCTGGTGGTGCTGAGCTTCATGCATGAAGTGCGCATCGACCTGATGGCCTACCTGTTCGGCGACCTGCTGGCCATCAGCAGCACCGACCTGGCCTGGATTCTCGGCGGCAGCGCGGCGGTGCTGGCGCTGCTGGTCGCGCTGTGGCGGCCGCTGCTGGCGATCACCGTGCACGAGGAACTGGCCACCGTCGAGGGCCTGCCGGTGGCGACGCTGCGCATGGCGCTGATGTTGCTGATCGCGGTGGTGATCGCCGTGGCGATGAAGATCGTCGGCGTGCTGCTGATCACCTCGCTGCTGATCATCCCGGCTGCGGCGGCCCAGCGACATGCCCGTTCGCCCGAGCAGATGGCCCTCGGCGCCAGCTTCCTGGGCGTTCTTGCCGTGTGCGGCGGGCTGGCGCTTTCGTGGTTCAGGGACACCCCCGCCGGGCCATCCATCGTGGTGGTTGCGGCCGGCCTGTTTCTGCTGAGTTTTGTCCTGCCACGCAGAGGGGTGTAG
- a CDS encoding DUF2782 domain-containing protein yields the protein MRTLNRLLLAGLFAITPLVAIAADDAPAADPEVTIRTEGDKTIQEYRQNGFLYAIKVTPKGGKPYFLVRADGTDANFIRSDQPDMLIPSWKIFEWK from the coding sequence ATGCGTACGCTCAATCGATTGTTGTTGGCCGGCCTGTTTGCAATCACTCCGTTGGTGGCGATCGCCGCGGATGACGCGCCTGCAGCCGATCCAGAAGTAACCATTCGCACGGAAGGCGATAAAACCATCCAGGAATACCGGCAGAATGGCTTTCTGTACGCCATCAAGGTCACCCCGAAAGGGGGCAAGCCATACTTTCTGGTACGCGCCGACGGAACTGATGCAAACTTTATCCGCTCGGATCAGCCCGATATGCTGATTCCGTCATGGAAGATCTTCGAGTGGAAGTAA
- the zur gene encoding zinc uptake transcriptional repressor Zur yields MPKTPLASRPHDHSHCVHSALSEADALCARQGLRLTALRRRVLELVWQSHKPLGAYDILAVLSEQDGRRAAPPTVYRALDFLLDNGLVHRIASLNAFIGCNNPEHAHQGQFLICRNCHAAIELEQKSISDAIVQGARDVGFVVEGQTVEVVGLCSGCQGA; encoded by the coding sequence ATGCCTAAAACCCCTCTCGCCAGCCGACCCCACGATCACTCTCACTGCGTGCACAGCGCGCTGTCCGAGGCCGATGCCCTGTGTGCGCGCCAGGGCCTGCGCCTGACCGCCCTGCGGCGGCGGGTGCTGGAGCTGGTCTGGCAGAGCCACAAGCCATTGGGCGCCTACGACATCCTTGCCGTGCTCAGCGAACAGGACGGCCGCCGCGCCGCGCCGCCGACGGTGTACCGCGCGCTGGACTTCCTGCTGGACAACGGCCTGGTCCACCGCATCGCCTCGCTCAACGCCTTCATTGGCTGCAACAACCCGGAACACGCCCACCAGGGCCAGTTCCTGATCTGCCGCAACTGCCACGCCGCCATCGAACTGGAGCAGAAGAGCATCAGCGATGCGATCGTCCAGGGCGCCCGGGACGTCGGTTTCGTCGTCGAGGGCCAGACCGTGGAAGTGGTCGGCCTCTGCTCGGGTTGCCAGGGGGCCTGA